Proteins encoded together in one Felis catus isolate Fca126 chromosome B3, F.catus_Fca126_mat1.0, whole genome shotgun sequence window:
- the PLEKHH1 gene encoding pleckstrin homology domain-containing family H member 1 isoform X2, giving the protein MAELKVETRASVDWQKRCLALETQLFRFRLQASKIRELLADKMQELEQRLLEAEQRAENAETQVGVMEEKVKLSNLKNVDSAGSLHRKYQELLKAMQSKDELISQLEAQLEKQKQMRAEEAKVVQEKAAKIKEWVTLKLAELEMENQHLRSSNQQLVEQVGALQDALEALQMAPSGKLLVAPQETPEQDSSSSGPGTQPTGQDRGPQAQGALKAAMPAPSTGALQSKDCVPKAGISLEDSSSIMVHPGEISEAKTFPPRLGREGSPRRLCVKSRTHRHGSASWGEGLVIAQGGTLPGTKNSAREAGPGCSLTLPKVRAPSNPRDSIQLAKRHHSQPQVGPGPFNHVVSIEVGTLSALHPSSLPEVEARAELREEPENMEMEEQPPAGRKEERKSPKAPRAEPEEVDLGNKPPTPPLHRFPSWESRIYAVAMAGMRLSDVSPRTIATCCASSPPALASPGPFSGLVYKNVTVPVYTALKGRATQISTVPFVDESSGSDDDCSSQASFRTSVPCSESRKTSGLGSPRAIKRGVSMSSLSSEGDYAIPPDACSLDSDYSEPEHKLQRTSSYSTEGLGLGGESLEKSGYLLKMGSRVKTWKRRWFVLRQGQIMYYKSPSDVIRKPQGQVELNSRCQIVRGEGAQTFQLISEKKTYYLTADSPSLLEEWIRVLQSLLKVQAIGPLALPQGGIKPTVKGWLTKVKHGHSKLVWCALVGRTFYYYRSHEDKRPLGHLPVRDARIEEVDRSCDSDEDYEAGGTRQLLSSHCTLVIHPREHSPTYLLIGTKHEKDTWLYHLTVAAGGSSARVGTAYEQLIGKLMDGEGDPEWEWRWEASSLTPGAVLWADSPLWRHPMLCYSKDGLYTSLTTLPSEALQTEALKLFKSCQLFINVPVEAASIDYHVSLAQTALQVCLVHPELQSEIYCQLMKQTSCRPPQKYSLMQCWQLLALCAPLFLPQHHFLWYIKQQLQRHADPTNETGQYATYCQRAVERTLQVGEREARPSRMEVVSILLRNPFHHSLPFSIPVHFASGTYQVVGFDGSSTVDEFLQRLNQETGMRKSSHSGFALFTDDPSGRDLEHCLQGSIKICDAISKWEQALKELHSGKAEGGTRVVKLMYKNRLYFRSQVKGETERERLLLASQTSGEIVAGRFPVNKELALEMAALMAQVEYGDLERPTPPGPGSTPPAKLQHHLQQVLDRFYPRRYRHGAPPEQLRHLADLLTTKWTALQGCSPPECIRIYLTVARKWPFFGAKLFAAQPAQLSSKENALVWIAVNEDGVSILDHSTMHVHVTYPYSSVMTFGGCRDDFMLVIRSILDQSSGKGHTEKLLFRMAAPKIAEATFIMASYMNHCSPTVNPPTNPPAARQLRELDRQQFFASVPCAARGPTLL; this is encoded by the exons AAGCAAATGAGAGCTGAAGAAGCAAAAGTCGTCCAAGAAAAAGCTGCAAAGATCAAAGAATGGGTGACCCTGAAGTTAGCAGAG CTTGAGATGGAGAATCAGCACCTGAGGAGCAGTAATCAGCAGTTGGTAGAGCAGGTGGGAGCCCTTCAAGATGCTCTAGAAG CTCTTCAGATGGCACCTTCGGGAAAGTTGTTGGTGGCCCCCCAGGAAACCCCAGAGCAGGATTCTAGCTCTTCGGGGCCAGGGACCCAGCCGACAGGGCAGGACCGTGGTCCTCAGGCCCAGGGTGCCCTGAAGGCAGCTATGCCTGCACCTTCTACAGGTGCTCTGCAGAGCAAGGACTGTGTTCCTAAAGCAGGAATTTCCTTGGAGGATTCGAGTTCCATCATGGTCCATCCTGGAGAAATATCAGAGGCCAAGACCTTTCCGCCTCGTCTGGGAAGAGAGGGCTCTCCCCGCCGGCTGTGTGTGAAGTCTCGCACCCACAGACATGGTTCAGCTTCCTGGGGTGAGGGCCTGGTCATTGCTCAGGGTGGGACACTCCCTGGGACAAAGAACTCTGCCAGGGAAGCTGGTCCGGGCTGCAGCCTGACTCTCCCGAAGGTGCGGGCCCCCAGCAACCCCCGGGACAGCATCCAGCTGGCCAAGCGGCACCACAGCCAGCCCCAGGTGGGCCCTGGGCCCTTCAACCACGTGGTGAGCATTGAGGTTGGGACCCTCTCAGCCCTCCACCCCTCCAGCCTTCCTGAGGTGGAGGCCCGAGCTGAGCTCCGGGAGGAACCAGAAAACATGGAGATGGAGGAGCAACCCCCAGccgggaggaaggaggaaagaaagagccCGAAGGCCCCCAGAGCTGAGCCGGAGGAAGTGGATTTGGGCAACAaacctcccacaccccctctgcACCGGTTTCCATCCTGG GAGAGCCGGATCTACGCGGTGGCTATGGCTGGCATGCGGCTCTCAGACGTATCTCCCAGAACTATTGCCACCTGTTGCG CTTCAAGCCCTCCTGCCCTTGCGTCCCCTGGGCCTTTCTCTGGCCTTGTCTACAAGAATGTCACCGTGCCTGTCTACACAGCCCTGAAGGGG AGAGCCACGCAGATCAGCACTGTACCCTTTGTGGACGAGTCCTCTGGGTCTGACGATGACTGCAGCTCTCAGGCGAGTTTCCGAACTTCGGTCCCCTGCTCTGAGTCCAGGAAGACCAGTGGACTGGGCAGCCCTCGGGCCATCAAGAGAG GCGTCTCCATGTCCTCGCTGAGCTCCGAGGGAGACTACGCCATCCCCCCAGATGCCTGCTCGCTGGACAGTGACTACTCAGAGCCTGAGCACAAACTACAGCGCACCTCGTCCTACTCCACCGAGGGGCTGGGCCTGGGCGGG GAGTCCCTGGAGAAGTCGGGCTACCTGCTAAAAATGGGGAGTCGGGTGAAGACGTGGAAGAGGCGCTGGTTTGTCCTGAGACAGGGACAGATTATGTACTACAAGTCCCCG AGTGATGTCATCCGGAAACCTCAAGGTCAAGTGGAACTGAATTCCCGTTGCCAAATTGTTCGAGGGGAGGGTGCACAGACATTCCAG CTTATCTCTGAGAAGAAAACCTATTACCTGACGGCTGACTCACCCAGCCTGCTGGAGGAGTGGATCCGAGTACTGCAGAGCCTGCTGAAGGTCCAGGCCATTGGGCCTCTGGCCCTGCCGCAGGGTGGCATCAAGCCCACCGTGAAGGGCTGGCTGACTAAG GTAAAACATGGCCACTCCAAGCTGGTCTGGTGTGCTCTTGTTGGGAGAACCTTCTACTACTATCGGAGCCATGAGGACAAG CGACCCCTGGGCCATCTGCCTGTGCGGGATGCACGCATAGAGGAAGTAGATCGATCCTGTGACTCAGACGAAGACTATGAGGCTGGCGGAACCAGGCAGTTGCTTTCCTCCCACTGCACCCTGGTGATTCACCCCCGAGAGCACAGCCCTACCTACCTCCTCATTGGCACCAAGCATGAAAAG GACACGTGGCTTTACCACCTCACGGTGGCTGCAGGTGGCAGCAGTGCCCGGGTTGGCACTGCCTATGAGCAGCTCATTGGGAAACTGATGGATGGGGAGGGAGACCCAG AGTGGGAGTGGAGGTGGGAAGCAAGTTCCCTCACCCCTGGTGCTGTGCTTTGGGCAGATTCCCCTCTCTGGAGGCACCCCATGCTGTGTTACAGCAAAGATGGGCTATACACCTCCCTCACCACCCTGCCCTCCGAGGCCCTGCAGACCGAGGCTCTCAAGCTCTTCAAG TCCTGCCAGCTTTTCATCAACGTGCCTGTGGAAGCGGCCTCCATAGACTATCACGTGTCCCTGGCCCAGACGGCACTACAGGTCTGCCTGGTTCACCCCGAGCTGCAGAGCGAGATCTACTGCCAACTGATGAAGCAGACCAGCTGCCGCCCACCTCAGAAGTACTCCCTCATGCAG TGCTGGCAGCTCCTGGCTCTGTGTGCCCCACTTTTCCTGCCTCAGCACCACTTCCTCTGGTACATCAAACAGCAGCTCCAGCGCCATGCAGATCCCAC AAATGAAACTGGCCAGTATGCCACCTACTGCCAGCGGGCAGTGGAGCGGACTCTACAGGTGGGGGAGCGGGAGGCCAGGCCATCACGCATGGAAGTGGTGTCCATCCTGCTGCGCAACCCCTTCCACCACTCCTTGCCCTTCAGCATCCCCGTGCACTTCGCCAGTGGGACTTACCAG GTGGTTGGTTTTGACGGCTCCTCCACAGTTGATGAGTTCCTCCAGCGTCTGAACCAAGAGACGGGCATGAGGAAGTCCTCCCACTCTGGCTTTGCCCTCTTCACAGATGACCCTTCTGGCAGGGACCTGGAACACTGCCTGCAGGGGAGCATCAAG ATCTGTGATGCCATCTCCAAGTGGGAACAGGCCCTGAAGGAGCTGCACTCTGGAAAGGCTGAGGGTGGCACACGTGTGGTGAAGCTGATGTACAAGAACAG GCTGTACTTTCGGAGTCAAGTCAAAGGGGAGACGGAGCGGGAGCGGCTGCTGCTTGCCTCCCAGACTAGTGGGGAGATAGTGGCAGGGAGGTTTCCTGTCAACAAGGAGCTGGCTCTCGAGATGGCTGCCCTGATGGCCCAG GTAGAATATGGAGACTTAGAGAGGCCCACCCCACCAGGCCCTGGGAGCACACCCCCTGCCAAGCTTCAGCATCACCTCCAACAAGTCCTAGACAGGTTCTACCCAAGGCGCTACAGACACGGGGCACCCCCTGAACAGCTGAG ACACCTGGCAGATCTGCTGACCACAAAGTGGACCGCACTGCAAGGCTGCTCCCCTCCTGAGTGCATCCGCATCTACCTGACAGTGGCCCGGAAATGGCCTTTCTTTGGTGCTAAGCTTTTTGCTGCTCAG CCTGCACAGCTGTCTTCCAAGGAGAATGCTCTGGTGTGGATTGCTGTGAATGAGGATGGGGTCAGCATCCTGGACCACAGCACTATG CATGTGCACGTCACTTACCCCTACTCTTCAGTAATGACCTTCGGTGGCTGCCGGGATGACTTCATGCTTGTGATCAGATCCATTCTGGACCAGAGCTCTGGAAAAGGCCACACTGAGAAGTTGCTCTTCCGGATGGCTGCTCCCAAG ATTGCAGAGGCTACCTTCATCATGGCCAGCTACATGAACCATTGCTCTCCAACTGTGAACCCACCTACGAACCCACCTGCTGCCCGCCAGCTACGGGAACTGGACAGACAGCAGTTTTTTGCTTCTGTTCCATGTGCTGCCAGAGGGCCAACGTTGCTGTGA